The following proteins are encoded in a genomic region of alpha proteobacterium U9-1i:
- a CDS encoding RNA polymerase sigma factor RpoH, with product MASTALTLALSPEQGLQRYLSEIRKFPMLQKDEEFMLAKRWQEHGDNRAAHTLVTSHLRLVAKIAMGYRGYGLPIGEVISEGNVGLMQAVKKFDPDKGFRLATYAMWWIRASIQEYILRSWSLVKMGTTAAQKKLFFNLRRLKGEMAALEEGDLRPEHVATIAHKLAVTEEEVTSMNRRLSGGGDASLNAPVGGAGGEGESEWMDWLPDDKTEGTQETRLADSEEFSARMSLLQAAMGDLNERERHIIQERRLKDEPATLEDLSREYGVSRERVRQIEVRAFEKLQKAMKRQAAERGLLAEAGA from the coding sequence ATGGCATCAACCGCGCTCACGCTTGCGCTGTCCCCAGAGCAGGGCCTGCAACGGTATCTCTCGGAGATCCGCAAGTTTCCGATGCTCCAGAAGGACGAGGAATTCATGCTGGCCAAGCGCTGGCAGGAACACGGCGACAATCGCGCCGCGCACACGCTCGTCACCAGCCACCTCCGCCTCGTTGCGAAGATCGCCATGGGTTACCGGGGCTACGGCCTGCCGATCGGGGAAGTGATCTCCGAAGGCAATGTGGGGCTCATGCAGGCAGTCAAGAAATTCGACCCGGACAAGGGCTTCCGCCTGGCCACATACGCGATGTGGTGGATTCGCGCCTCGATCCAGGAATACATCCTCCGCTCGTGGAGCCTTGTGAAAATGGGCACCACGGCCGCGCAGAAGAAGCTGTTCTTCAATCTGCGGCGCCTCAAAGGCGAGATGGCCGCGCTTGAAGAAGGCGATCTGCGTCCAGAGCACGTCGCGACGATCGCGCACAAGCTCGCCGTCACCGAAGAGGAAGTCACGTCGATGAACCGTCGCCTTTCCGGCGGCGGCGACGCGAGCCTCAACGCGCCTGTGGGCGGCGCGGGCGGTGAAGGCGAAAGCGAGTGGATGGACTGGCTCCCCGACGACAAGACCGAGGGCACCCAGGAAACGCGCCTCGCCGACAGCGAAGAGTTCAGCGCCCGCATGTCGCTGCTGCAAGCGGCGATGGGCGATTTGAACGAACGCGAACGCCACATCATCCAAGAGCGCAGGCTGAAGGATGAGCCGGCGACGCTCGAAGATTTGTCACGCGAGTACGGCGTCAGCCGTGAGCGCGTGCGGCAGATCGAAGTGCGTGCGTTCGAAAAATTGCAGAAAGCGATGAAGCGGCAAGCCGCAGAACGCGGCTTGCTCGCCGAAGCGGGCGCCTAA
- a CDS encoding adenylosuccinate synthetase gives MSAVVVFGAQWGDEGKGKIVDWLCHRADVVVRFQGGHNAGHTLVVGETTYKLALLPSGVVQGKLSIIGNGVVVDPWALVEEIAKIEAQGVKIAPDKLVLSDQACLILPFHRDLDAAREAQAGASSIGTTRRGIGPAYEDKVGRRALRVADLADADSIAWKIERLTAHHNALRRGLDLPEIDVEALKRELAAIAPKVLPYAKPAWRVLEDVRRDSKKILFEGAQGALLDVDHGTYPFVTSSNVVAGQAAAGSGLGPRAITYVLGLVKAYTTRVGGGPFPTELFDDVGKRLGDVGREVGTNTGRARRCGWFDAVLVRQSIALSGADGIALTKLDVLDGFEEIKICTGYKLGGKLIDYLPAGVKDQAAVEPVYESLEGWTQSTRGARSSRDLPANAIKYIRRIEELIGCPAALVSTSPERDDVILMRDPFKA, from the coding sequence ATGTCCGCAGTCGTCGTATTCGGCGCCCAATGGGGTGACGAGGGCAAAGGCAAAATCGTCGATTGGCTCTGCCATCGGGCGGATGTCGTGGTGCGGTTTCAAGGCGGCCACAACGCTGGCCACACGCTCGTCGTGGGCGAGACCACCTACAAGCTCGCGCTGCTGCCCTCGGGCGTCGTGCAGGGGAAGCTGTCGATCATCGGCAATGGCGTGGTGGTCGACCCTTGGGCGCTGGTCGAGGAGATCGCCAAGATCGAGGCGCAGGGCGTTAAGATCGCGCCGGACAAGTTGGTGCTGTCCGATCAAGCCTGCCTCATCTTGCCGTTCCATCGAGACCTTGACGCCGCGCGCGAAGCGCAAGCGGGCGCATCCTCAATCGGCACAACGCGTCGCGGCATTGGTCCCGCATACGAGGACAAAGTCGGCCGTCGTGCGCTGCGCGTCGCAGACCTCGCCGACGCCGATTCAATCGCCTGGAAAATCGAGCGGCTCACCGCGCATCACAATGCGCTGCGCCGTGGGCTTGATCTGCCGGAGATCGATGTCGAAGCGCTCAAGCGCGAGCTTGCCGCGATTGCTCCGAAGGTGTTGCCTTACGCCAAGCCTGCGTGGCGCGTGCTGGAGGATGTGCGCCGCGATTCGAAGAAAATTTTGTTCGAAGGCGCTCAAGGCGCGTTGCTTGACGTCGACCACGGCACCTATCCGTTCGTAACCTCTTCCAACGTTGTCGCGGGGCAAGCGGCCGCGGGCTCGGGCCTCGGCCCGCGCGCGATTACCTACGTTCTAGGCTTGGTGAAAGCGTACACCACGCGCGTCGGCGGCGGTCCGTTTCCCACCGAATTGTTCGATGATGTCGGCAAACGGCTGGGCGATGTAGGCCGCGAAGTGGGCACGAACACGGGCCGCGCGCGCCGTTGTGGCTGGTTTGACGCGGTGCTGGTGCGCCAATCGATCGCGCTGTCCGGCGCAGACGGCATAGCGCTGACCAAACTCGACGTGCTCGATGGCTTCGAGGAGATCAAAATCTGCACAGGCTACAAGCTCGGCGGAAAACTGATCGACTATCTTCCGGCGGGCGTGAAAGATCAGGCGGCGGTTGAGCCGGTGTATGAGAGCCTTGAGGGCTGGACGCAATCCACGCGCGGCGCGCGTTCATCGCGCGACCTGCCTGCCAACGCCATCAAGTACATCCGCCGCATCGAAGAACTCATCGGCTGTCCCGCGGCTTTGGTGTCCACCAGCCCCGAGCGCGATGATGTGATCCTGATGCGCGATCCCTTTAAGGCGTAA
- a CDS encoding transcriptional regulator of AraC family: MAAADLVRAETWRGFRELAESFGGDADAILREAGVDPAALSNPDAYLPYTSLMRTFEIAAQRVRRDDFGLQMGQRQGEGLLGPLSVAVLNCDTAREGFECAARYASFHNRAIRMVIEALPGRDADLAWQEIMLKHPPRNVQQVERMVSYQHRTFKRLAGEDYAPLEVWFTHPRLSPIETYEGVFGIAPKFGQDKNGIVVARAVLDAPRPGRSVHLRQAAIRYLESLDKAGADTVTARVRAALRAMMRSGAGAQGEVAEALSLHERTMQRRLKDEGASFEEIKDGVRREMAEAFLAQRGIPLSHVAEMLGYAEASAFSRSCRRWFGDPPRDVRKRLVGAA; the protein is encoded by the coding sequence GTGGCGGCGGCTGACCTTGTGCGAGCTGAAACGTGGCGCGGCTTCCGTGAATTGGCGGAGAGCTTTGGCGGCGACGCTGACGCGATCTTGCGCGAGGCCGGCGTCGATCCGGCGGCGCTCTCCAACCCCGATGCATATCTGCCCTACACGTCGCTGATGCGCACGTTCGAGATCGCGGCGCAGCGCGTTCGGCGCGACGATTTCGGCCTGCAGATGGGGCAGCGCCAGGGCGAGGGGCTGCTGGGCCCGCTTTCGGTCGCCGTGCTCAATTGCGACACCGCGCGTGAGGGCTTCGAGTGCGCGGCTCGCTACGCGAGCTTCCACAATCGCGCCATTCGCATGGTGATTGAGGCGCTGCCGGGCCGCGACGCTGATCTCGCGTGGCAAGAGATTATGCTCAAGCACCCGCCGCGCAATGTTCAGCAAGTCGAGCGCATGGTGTCTTACCAACATCGCACGTTCAAACGCCTTGCGGGTGAGGATTATGCGCCGCTGGAGGTTTGGTTCACACACCCGCGCTTGTCGCCGATTGAAACGTATGAGGGCGTGTTCGGCATCGCGCCGAAATTCGGTCAAGACAAGAACGGCATCGTTGTCGCGCGCGCAGTGCTCGACGCGCCGCGCCCCGGCAGAAGCGTGCACTTGCGCCAAGCAGCGATCCGTTACCTCGAAAGCTTGGACAAAGCCGGCGCCGACACCGTCACGGCGCGGGTTCGCGCTGCGCTGCGCGCTATGATGCGATCCGGCGCCGGCGCGCAAGGCGAAGTTGCTGAAGCGCTGTCATTGCACGAGCGCACAATGCAGCGCCGGCTAAAGGACGAGGGGGCGAGCTTCGAGGAAATCAAGGACGGCGTCCGTCGCGAGATGGCCGAGGCGTTTCTAGCGCAACGCGGCATTCCACTTTCGCACGTCGCGGAAATGTTGGGCTACGCGGAGGCGTCGGCGTTCTCGCGCTCATGCCGGCGCTGGTTTGGCGATCCCCCTCGCGACGTGCGCAAGCGTTTGGTGGGCGCGGCCTAG